A stretch of Caenorhabditis elegans chromosome IV DNA encodes these proteins:
- the ltah-1.1 gene encoding Aminopeptidase ltah-1.1 (Partially confirmed by transcript evidence), whose product MAPPHPRDPSTAANYEQVTVSHYALKWKVDFEKKHIAGDVSITLDVKQDTERIVLDTRDLSVQSVALNLNGEPKKAGFTLEDNQALGQKLVITTESLKSGDRPVLEIKYESSNNAAALQFLTAEQTTDRVAPYLFSQCQAINARSIVPCMDTPSVKSTYEAEVCVPIGLTCLMSAIGQGSTPSECGKRTIFSFKQPVSIPSYLLAIVVGHLERKEISERCAVWAEPSQAEASFYEFAETEKILKVAEDVAGPYVWGRYDLVVLPATFPFGGMENPCLTFITPTLLAGDRSLVNVIAHEISHSWTGNLVTNFSWEHFWLNEGFTVFLERKIHGKMYGELERQFESESGYEEALVRTVNDVFGPDHEYTKLVQNLGNADPDDAFSSVPYEKGSALLFTIEQALGDNSRFEQFLRDYIQKYAYKTVSTEEWKEYLYDSFTDKKVILDNIDWNLWLHKAGLPPKPKYDSTPMQACKDLAAKWTTEGSEAPTDGEVFAKMSNSQKLAVLDAVRVNKTMFGDRMPALTATYKLDQAKNAELKFSWLMLGLETKWSPIVDASLAFALAVGRMKYCKPIYRSLFGWSATRDRAISQFKANIPNMHPITVKAIQSLLK is encoded by the exons ATGGCACCTCCACATCCGAGAGATCCCTCTACTGCTGCAAACTATGAACAg GTCACTGTTTCCCACTACGCTCTCAAGTGGAAAGTTGACTTTGAGAAAAAGCATATTGCTGGAGATGTATCAATTACGTTGGATGTTAAGCAGGATACTGAAAGAATTGTTCTGGACACTCGTGATCTATCGGTCCAATCAGTCGCCTTGAATTTGAACGGCGAGCCGAAAAAGGCTGGATTCACATTGGAAGACAATCAAGCTCTAGGGCAGAAACTTGTCATCACAACTGAAAGCTTGAAGTCCGGTGATAGGCCAGTACTCGAAATCAAGTATGAATCCAGCAATAATGCGGCtgctcttcaatttttgactgcTGAACAAACCACGGATAGAgtt GCTCCTTATCTATTCTCTCAATGCCAAGCAATTAATGCTCGTTCAATCGTCCCCTGCATGGATACTCCATCGGTTAAAAGTACCTACGAAGCTGAAGTATGCGTTCCAATTGGATTAACCTGCCTTATGTCAGCTATTGGACAAGGATCAACACCATCTGAATGTggaaaaagaacaattttctCTTTCAAACAGCCAGTTTCAATTCCATCGTATCTTCTTGCGATTGTTGTTGGACATTTGGAACGGAAGGAAATCAGCGAAAGATGCGCCGTCTGGGCCGAGCCATCTCAAGCAGAAGCTTCGTTTTACGAATTcgctgaaactgaaaaaattctgaaagttgcTGAGGATGTTGCCGGTCCGTATGTCTGGGGAAGATATGATTTGGTTGTTCTTCCAGCAACTTTTCCATTTGGAGGAATGGAGAATCCTTGTCTCACTTTCATTACTCCAACTCTTCTTGCTGGTGATCGCAGTCTCGTCAACGTTATTGCTCATGAAATTTCACACAGTTGGACTGGAAATCTCGTCACTAATTTCTCCTGGGAACATTTCTGGCTAAACGAAGGATTTACAGTTTTCTTGGAGAGAAAGATTCATGGTAAAATGTACGGAGAACTGGAGAGACAATTTGAAAGTGAAAGTGGATACGAAGAAGCTCTCGTTCGCACTGTCAATGATGTTTTTGGACCAGATCATGAATATACAAAACTTGTTCAAAATCTTGGAAATGCTGACCCAGATGACGCTTTTTCATCAGTTCCATACGAAAAAGGATCGGCACTGTTGTTCACAATTGAGCAGGCACTGGGTGATAATTCTCGTTTTGAACAGTTCCTGAGAGattacattcaaaaatatgccTATAAAACTGTCTCTACTGAAGAGTGGAAAGAGTATCTCTATGATTCATTCACTGATAAGAAGGTTATTCTGGACAATATTGACTGGAATTTGTGGCTTCACAAAGCCGGACTTCCACCAAAGCCAAAATATGACTCAACTCCGATGCAAGCTTGCAAGGATCTTGCCGCTAAATGGACTACAGAAGGATCCGAGGCACCAACTGACGGAGAAGTCTTCGCAAAGATGTCTAATTCTCAAAAGCTTGCTGTTCTCGATGCAGTTCGTGTGAACAAGACTATGTTTGGAGATCGAATGCCTGCGTTGACAGCCACCTATAAACTGGATCAGGCTAAAAATGCAGAGCTAAAATTCTCATGGCTGATGCTTGGTCTCGAAACGAAGTGGTCTCCGATTGTTGATGCAAGTCTAGCGTTCGCGTTGGCTGTTGGTAGAATGAAGTATTGCAAACCAATTTACAG ATCTTTGTTCGGATGGAGTGCAACACGTGATCGAGCCATCTCACAATTCAAGGCAAACATCCCAAATATGCATCCAATCACTGTGAAAGCAATCCAAAGTCTTCTCAAATAA
- the ltah-1.1 gene encoding Aminopeptidase ltah-1.1 (Partially confirmed by transcript evidence) has protein sequence MAPPHPRDPSTAANYEQVTVSHYALKWKVDFEKKHIAGDVSITLDVKQDTERIVLDTRDLSVQSVALNLNGEPKKAGFTLEDNQALGQKLVITTESLKSGDRPVLEIKYESSNNAAALQFLTAEQTTDRAPYLFSQCQAINARSIVPCMDTPSVKSTYEAEVCVPIGLTCLMSAIGQGSTPSECGKRTIFSFKQPVSIPSYLLAIVVGHLERKEISERCAVWAEPSQAEASFYEFAETEKILKVAEDVAGPYVWGRYDLVVLPATFPFGGMENPCLTFITPTLLAGDRSLVNVIAHEISHSWTGNLVTNFSWEHFWLNEGFTVFLERKIHGKMYGELERQFESESGYEEALVRTVNDVFGPDHEYTKLVQNLGNADPDDAFSSVPYEKGSALLFTIEQALGDNSRFEQFLRDYIQKYAYKTVSTEEWKEYLYDSFTDKKVILDNIDWNLWLHKAGLPPKPKYDSTPMQACKDLAAKWTTEGSEAPTDGEVFAKMSNSQKLAVLDAVRVNKTMFGDRMPALTATYKLDQAKNAELKFSWLMLGLETKWSPIVDASLAFALAVGRMKYCKPIYRSLFGWSATRDRAISQFKANIPNMHPITVKAIQSLLK, from the exons ATGGCACCTCCACATCCGAGAGATCCCTCTACTGCTGCAAACTATGAACAg GTCACTGTTTCCCACTACGCTCTCAAGTGGAAAGTTGACTTTGAGAAAAAGCATATTGCTGGAGATGTATCAATTACGTTGGATGTTAAGCAGGATACTGAAAGAATTGTTCTGGACACTCGTGATCTATCGGTCCAATCAGTCGCCTTGAATTTGAACGGCGAGCCGAAAAAGGCTGGATTCACATTGGAAGACAATCAAGCTCTAGGGCAGAAACTTGTCATCACAACTGAAAGCTTGAAGTCCGGTGATAGGCCAGTACTCGAAATCAAGTATGAATCCAGCAATAATGCGGCtgctcttcaatttttgactgcTGAACAAACCACGGATAGA GCTCCTTATCTATTCTCTCAATGCCAAGCAATTAATGCTCGTTCAATCGTCCCCTGCATGGATACTCCATCGGTTAAAAGTACCTACGAAGCTGAAGTATGCGTTCCAATTGGATTAACCTGCCTTATGTCAGCTATTGGACAAGGATCAACACCATCTGAATGTggaaaaagaacaattttctCTTTCAAACAGCCAGTTTCAATTCCATCGTATCTTCTTGCGATTGTTGTTGGACATTTGGAACGGAAGGAAATCAGCGAAAGATGCGCCGTCTGGGCCGAGCCATCTCAAGCAGAAGCTTCGTTTTACGAATTcgctgaaactgaaaaaattctgaaagttgcTGAGGATGTTGCCGGTCCGTATGTCTGGGGAAGATATGATTTGGTTGTTCTTCCAGCAACTTTTCCATTTGGAGGAATGGAGAATCCTTGTCTCACTTTCATTACTCCAACTCTTCTTGCTGGTGATCGCAGTCTCGTCAACGTTATTGCTCATGAAATTTCACACAGTTGGACTGGAAATCTCGTCACTAATTTCTCCTGGGAACATTTCTGGCTAAACGAAGGATTTACAGTTTTCTTGGAGAGAAAGATTCATGGTAAAATGTACGGAGAACTGGAGAGACAATTTGAAAGTGAAAGTGGATACGAAGAAGCTCTCGTTCGCACTGTCAATGATGTTTTTGGACCAGATCATGAATATACAAAACTTGTTCAAAATCTTGGAAATGCTGACCCAGATGACGCTTTTTCATCAGTTCCATACGAAAAAGGATCGGCACTGTTGTTCACAATTGAGCAGGCACTGGGTGATAATTCTCGTTTTGAACAGTTCCTGAGAGattacattcaaaaatatgccTATAAAACTGTCTCTACTGAAGAGTGGAAAGAGTATCTCTATGATTCATTCACTGATAAGAAGGTTATTCTGGACAATATTGACTGGAATTTGTGGCTTCACAAAGCCGGACTTCCACCAAAGCCAAAATATGACTCAACTCCGATGCAAGCTTGCAAGGATCTTGCCGCTAAATGGACTACAGAAGGATCCGAGGCACCAACTGACGGAGAAGTCTTCGCAAAGATGTCTAATTCTCAAAAGCTTGCTGTTCTCGATGCAGTTCGTGTGAACAAGACTATGTTTGGAGATCGAATGCCTGCGTTGACAGCCACCTATAAACTGGATCAGGCTAAAAATGCAGAGCTAAAATTCTCATGGCTGATGCTTGGTCTCGAAACGAAGTGGTCTCCGATTGTTGATGCAAGTCTAGCGTTCGCGTTGGCTGTTGGTAGAATGAAGTATTGCAAACCAATTTACAG ATCTTTGTTCGGATGGAGTGCAACACGTGATCGAGCCATCTCACAATTCAAGGCAAACATCCCAAATATGCATCCAATCACTGTGAAAGCAATCCAAAGTCTTCTCAAATAA
- the ltah-1.1 gene encoding Aminopeptidase ltah-1.1 (Confirmed by transcript evidence) encodes MAPPHPRDPSTAANYEQVTVSHYALKWKVDFEKKHIAGDVSITLDVKQDTERIVLDTRDLSVQSVALNLNGEPKKAGFTLEDNQALGQKLVITTESLKSGDRPVLEIKYESSNNAAALQFLTAEQTTDRVVIFKFKVHFSKIFDNSGSLSILSMPSN; translated from the exons ATGGCACCTCCACATCCGAGAGATCCCTCTACTGCTGCAAACTATGAACAg GTCACTGTTTCCCACTACGCTCTCAAGTGGAAAGTTGACTTTGAGAAAAAGCATATTGCTGGAGATGTATCAATTACGTTGGATGTTAAGCAGGATACTGAAAGAATTGTTCTGGACACTCGTGATCTATCGGTCCAATCAGTCGCCTTGAATTTGAACGGCGAGCCGAAAAAGGCTGGATTCACATTGGAAGACAATCAAGCTCTAGGGCAGAAACTTGTCATCACAACTGAAAGCTTGAAGTCCGGTGATAGGCCAGTACTCGAAATCAAGTATGAATCCAGCAATAATGCGGCtgctcttcaatttttgactgcTGAACAAACCACGGATAGAgttgtgatttttaaatttaaagtacACTTTTCTAAAATCTTTGATAATTCAGGCTCCTTATCTATTCTCTCAATGCCAAGCAATTAA
- the C42C1.12 gene encoding PAP2_C domain-containing protein (Partially confirmed by transcript evidence) yields the protein MSATVEDDENPPLQNAKLFGLFKNPDPGFTQTGISMFTNFVLTNMFVYGVTGRAKLAYALSMISIPCSVIISVRDSQKDYDKWKEMRLLRLKGVPERFMPYKCKYDWSDYDLRKIREEK from the exons atgagtGCAACTGTAGAAGACGACGAGAATCCACCGCTCCAGAATGCAAAATTATTCGGACTTTTCAAG aatccagATCCTGGTTTTACGCAAACAGGAATTTCAATGTTCACAAATTTTGTGCTCACCAATATGTTTGTGTATGGAGTGACAGGACGTGCGAAATTGGCGTATGCACTCAGTATGATTTCCATTCCCTGCTCGGTCATTATAAGTGTTCG AGATTCACAAAAAGATTATGATAAATGGAAAGAGATGCGATTACTACGTCTGAAAGGTGTACCAGAACGATTCATGCCGTACAAATGCAAGTACGACTGGTCAGACTATGATTTACGGAAGATTCGGGAAGAGAAATGA
- the C42C1.19 gene encoding Major facilitator superfamily (MFS) profile domain-containing protein (Confirmed by transcript evidence): MATSPTNYFKFGAVFCIYVAYVLFRRLPIAFLSQIRTEIQISNDDIGRIVSIHASAFTVSKLVFGTAADRTSNSRLLIGGILLCSTSSIGLAFTSEVWQIEVVMAMIGSVQGAGWVPATKLIATWFDDASYATMFSVLGCGSTFAGMIVPLFKTSYWRTIEFNSGIVMLLFAIICKKWIITEDAIRKEVKPLKKEDMEEENTIGVKKIMKSSVMWHIALVYFFSMEMRTICETWAPLYLNEKKMSADGFQFLYELGGLAGTMISGLVLERLAGKMGVDPSRRLLGIIFTVIMMIVGCGVFKFEEYSSVLGFLTGFFVNGSINIWCLIGSQAGTKSVAGTVSAFISFIASVGSIFAGSPLAHLIATFSFHVFTILFVTQIVFVLSISSLQIPLRMEAFSEKKTQ; this comes from the exons ATGGCGACGTCTCCAaccaattatttcaaattcggAGCCGTTTTCTGCATTTACGTGGCTTATGTGCTTTTTCGACGACTTCCAATTGCATTCCTCTCACAAATTCGAAcggaaattcagatttcaaatGATGATATAG gGCGAATAGTTTCAATTCATGCTTCTGCATTTACTGTTAGTAAATTGGTATTTGGAACAGCTGCAGACAGAACTTCAAATTCTCGACTACTTATTGGAGGAATTCTTCTATGTAGTACATCATCGATTGGCCTGG cgTTCACCAGCGAAGTATGGCAAATTGAAGTTGTGATGGCAATGATTGGAAGTGTTCAAGGTGCGGGATGGGTTCCAGCTACTAAACTCATTGCAAcg tggTTTGACGATGCTTCATACGCAACAATGTTCTCGGTTCTTGGATGTGGAAGTACATTTGCTGGAATGATAGttccacttttcaaaacttcatacTGGAGAACTATTGAATTCAATTCAGGAATTGTTATGCTACTGTTTGCAATCATTTGCAAGAAATGGATAATCACAGAAGACGCAATTCGAAAAGAAGTGAAACCTTTGAAAAAGGAAGATATGGAAGAAGAGAATACAATTGGAGTGAAGAAGATTATGAAGAGTTCAGTAATGTGGCATATTGCTCTTGTCTACTTTTTCTCAATGGAAATGAGAACTATCTGTGAAACATGGGCTCCTCTTTACttgaatgaaaagaaaatgtcaGCTGATGGATTTCAGTTTCTTTACGAGCTGGGAGGACTTGCTGGAACTATGATCAGTGGACTTGTGCTCGAACGATTAGCTGGAAAGATGGGGGTGGATCCATCGAGGAGGCTTCTTGGCATCATTTTTACAGTAATCATGATGATTGTTGGATGtggagttttcaaatttgaggaGTATTCTTCTGTGCTCGGATTTCTGACTGGTTTCTTTGTAAATGGAAGTATCAATATTTGGTGTCTAATTGGATCACAAGCTGGAACTAAAAGTGTCGCAGGAACCGTGTCGGCGTTCATAAGCTTCATCGCATCAG ttgGTTCAATATTCGCCGGATCACCACTAGCCCATCTCATTGCTACATTTTCATTTCACGTGTTTACTATCCTCTTCGTCACACAAATTGTATTCGTTCTCTCAATTTCCAGTCTACAAATCCCTCTTCGAATGGAAGCGTTTAGCGAAAAGAAGACTcaataa
- the hpo-12 gene encoding Mitochondrial thiamine pyrophosphate carrier (Confirmed by transcript evidence) has protein sequence MVGYHPEAINEPLTSAEYSEAGLASGIVTRMIIQPLDVLKIRFQLQEEPIRGKKSGKYKGVMQSIFLITREEGAHAFWKGHIPAQGLSATYGLVQFSSFEWLSQQAAKVIPADNQSVRSTSDFACGALSGCLAMTAAMPLDVIRTRLVAQKAGHAVYTGTMHAVKHIWEKEGIAGYFRGWVPSVVQIAPFTGMQFALYNCFMDLWPFNGYESAGALFSGAMAGTVAKTVLYPLDMVRHRLQMNGFERAGFGKTSNYSQGLFKTIGMVVKNESWYGLFKGLWPSQIKAAANSGCAFLFYEIFCDLIRQNKHSDE, from the exons ATGGTTGGTTATCATCCGGAGGCCATAAATGAGCCGCTAACCTCCGCGGAGTACAGTGAAGCAGGTCTTGCAAGTGGAATTGTCACTCGGATGATTATTCAACCACTAGATGTACTCAAGATTAGATTTCAACTCCAGGAGGAGCCGATTCGTGGaaagaaatctggaaaatataag gGTGTAATGCAATCAATATTCTTGATTACACGAGAAGAAGGCGCTCATGCTTTTTGGAAAGGACACATTCCAGCTCAAGGACTATCTGCTACATACGGACTTGTTCAGTTTTCCTCGTTCGAATGGCTCTCACAGCAGGCCGCAAAAGTGATTCCAGCAGATAATCAAAGTGTTCGGTCTACATCGGATTTTGCATGCGGAGCACTCAGTGGATGTCTTGCGATGACTGCG gCGATGCCATTGGACGTGATTCGTACTCGACTAGTCGCTCAGAAAGCTGGTCATGCAGTTTATACTGGAACCATGCACGCTGTCAAACATATTTGGGAAAAAGAAGGAATTGCTGGTTATTTCCGTGGATGGGTACCCAGTGTAGTACAGATCGCCCCATTCACCGGAATGCAATTTGCTCTTTACAATTGTTTTATGGATCTTTGGCCATTCAATGGATACGAGTCTGCGGGCGCTCTTTTCAGCGGTGCGATGGCTGGAACTGTCGCAAAAACG GTTCTATATCCTCTCGATATGGTTCGTCATCGTCTTCAAATGAATGGCTTCGAACGAGCGGGTTTCGGAAAAACGAGCAACTACAGTCAAGGACTATTCAAAACGATTGGAATGgttgtaaaaaatgaaagttggTATGGATTGTTCAAAGGATTATGGCCAAGTCAAATAAAAGCAGCTGCCAATTCAGGATgtgcttttcttttttatgaaatattcTGCGATCTCATTCGACAAAACAAACACTCAGACGAGTAG
- the C42C1.19 gene encoding MFS domain-containing protein (Confirmed by transcript evidence) has protein sequence MAMIGSVQGAGWVPATKLIATWFDDASYATMFSVLGCGSTFAGMIVPLFKTSYWRTIEFNSGIVMLLFAIICKKWIITEDAIRKEVKPLKKEDMEEENTIGVKKIMKSSVMWHIALVYFFSMEMRTICETWAPLYLNEKKMSADGFQFLYELGGLAGTMISGLVLERLAGKMGVDPSRRLLGIIFTVIMMIVGCGVFKFEEYSSVLGFLTGFFVNGSINIWCLIGSQAGTKSVAGTVSAFISFIASVGSIFAGSPLAHLIATFSFHVFTILFVTQIVFVLSISSLQIPLRMEAFSEKKTQ, from the exons ATGGCAATGATTGGAAGTGTTCAAGGTGCGGGATGGGTTCCAGCTACTAAACTCATTGCAAcg tggTTTGACGATGCTTCATACGCAACAATGTTCTCGGTTCTTGGATGTGGAAGTACATTTGCTGGAATGATAGttccacttttcaaaacttcatacTGGAGAACTATTGAATTCAATTCAGGAATTGTTATGCTACTGTTTGCAATCATTTGCAAGAAATGGATAATCACAGAAGACGCAATTCGAAAAGAAGTGAAACCTTTGAAAAAGGAAGATATGGAAGAAGAGAATACAATTGGAGTGAAGAAGATTATGAAGAGTTCAGTAATGTGGCATATTGCTCTTGTCTACTTTTTCTCAATGGAAATGAGAACTATCTGTGAAACATGGGCTCCTCTTTACttgaatgaaaagaaaatgtcaGCTGATGGATTTCAGTTTCTTTACGAGCTGGGAGGACTTGCTGGAACTATGATCAGTGGACTTGTGCTCGAACGATTAGCTGGAAAGATGGGGGTGGATCCATCGAGGAGGCTTCTTGGCATCATTTTTACAGTAATCATGATGATTGTTGGATGtggagttttcaaatttgaggaGTATTCTTCTGTGCTCGGATTTCTGACTGGTTTCTTTGTAAATGGAAGTATCAATATTTGGTGTCTAATTGGATCACAAGCTGGAACTAAAAGTGTCGCAGGAACCGTGTCGGCGTTCATAAGCTTCATCGCATCAG ttgGTTCAATATTCGCCGGATCACCACTAGCCCATCTCATTGCTACATTTTCATTTCACGTGTTTACTATCCTCTTCGTCACACAAATTGTATTCGTTCTCTCAATTTCCAGTCTACAAATCCCTCTTCGAATGGAAGCGTTTAGCGAAAAGAAGACTcaataa
- the erl-1 gene encoding Erlin (Confirmed by transcript evidence), which produces MLTELALGLFALWIAIFSQALHKIEEGHVGVYYRGGALLKAVTNPGYHMHIPFLTTVKSVQVTLQTDEATNVPCGTSGGVLIYFDRIEVVNFLSQDSVYAIVKNYTVDYDRPLIFNKVHHEVNQFCSVHTLQEVYIDLFDKIDEEIKNALQEDLVKMAPGLYVQAVRVTKPKIPEAIRLNYEKMEAEKTKLLVAQETQKVVEKLAETERKKAVIEAEKAAQVALIHQKRLLSEKETEKLLNQMEAESNLASERSKADAEFYKAQKQADSNKILLTKEYLELQKIRAIASNNKIYYGDSIPQAFVMGTTQQTV; this is translated from the exons ATGCTAACCGAGTTGGCGCTTGGCCTATTCGCCTTATGGATAGCTATTTTCAGTCAGGCCCTTCACAAAATTGAGGAAGGACATGTCGGAGTTTACTACAGA GGAGGAGCTCTTCTGAAAGCAGTCACAAATCCAGGTTATCATATGCACATTCCATTTCTGACGACAGTGAAATCAGTTCAAGTTACTCTTCAAACTGATGAAGCTACAAATGTGCCTTGTGGAACGTCTGGCGGAGTTCTCATCTACTTTGATCGAATTGAAGTCGTCAATTTTTTGTCTCAAGATAGTG tttatgcAATTGTAAAAAACTACACCGTGGACTACGATCGTCCTCTGATCTTCAACAAAGTTCATCATGAAGTGAATCAGTTTTGTAGTGTACACACTCTTCAAGAGGTCTATATCGATCTTTTTG ataaaattgaCGAAGAAATCAAGAATGCTCTACAAGAAGATCTAGTTAAAATGGCACCCGGTCTTTATGTACAAGCAGTACGAGTTACTAAACCGAAAATTCCGGAAGCTATTCGATTAAATTACGAGAAAATGGAAGCTGAAAAGACGAAACTTCTCGTGGCTCaagaaactcaaaaagttgtagaaaaattggctgaaactGAGAGGAAAAAGGCTGTTATCGAAGCAGAGAAGGCTGCTCAAGTTGCACTTATTCATCAAAAACGATTGCTTTCTGAGAAGgaaactgaaaagttgttgaaTCAAATGGAAGCTGAAAGCAATTTGG catccGAACGATCTAAGGCAGACGCTGAATTCTACAAAGCACAGAAACAAGCTGACTCGAACAAAATACTTCTCACAAA agagtaCTTGGAGCTGCAAAAGATTCGAGCAATTGCCTCGAACAACAAAATCTATTACGGTGACAGCATCCCACAAGCATTCGTCATGGGGACCACTCAACAGACTGTCTAG
- the C42C1.9 gene encoding Protein kinase domain-containing protein (Confirmed by transcript evidence) yields the protein MFCNIFYSFVNFYQPYSNIMKRISDCYEVSTPGKQHILECNMSNRESLNESLFMDYDQISEDYDFVTYALLREKRSSKNNNMKTSHVITSTLNTEKSLETYLDEYGKFPLPDWMTAVIVRDIANALLQLHSNQVLHGAVTLENIFLMKDEPSFCLLTSRSHARKMESDKIMDSRAVDISQLGSVLFRCLTGHEHGSINLDSLPFVISPEGVKLAQKMMARKFCESVHYIINHTFIIENKKLSTARFLNLNSN from the exons AtgttttgtaatattttctaCTCTTTCGTGAATTTCTATCAACCTTACTCGAATATCATGAAAAGAATTAGTGATTGTTATG aGGTTTCAACGCCAGGAAAGCAGCACATTTTGGAGTGTAATATGAGCAATCGAGAAAGTCTGAACGAGAGTTTGTTCATGGATTATGa ccaaatttctgAAGACTATGACTTTGTCACGTATGCGTTGTTGCGAGAGAAGAGATCGtctaaaaataacaacatG aagacTTCTCATGTTATCACGTCGACTCTgaatactgaaaaatcattgGAAACGTATCTCGATGAGTACGGTAAATTCCCGCTTCCAGATTGGATGACCGCTGTGATCGTTCGTG ATATTGCCAACGCACTGCTTCAACTGCACAGCAACCAAGTGCTCCATGGAGCTGTTACgctcgaaaatatttttttgatgaaggATGAGCCATCGTTTTGCTTATTGACAAGTAGATCACATGCTCGGAAAATGGAATCGGATAAAAT catgGATTCTCGTGCTGTTGACATTTCTCAGCTTGGATCAGTTCTTTTTCGTTGTTTAACCGGCCATGAACACGGATCTATAAATCTAGACAGCTTGCCGTTTGTGATTTCACCTGAAGGCGTCAAgctggctcaaaaaatgatggCTCGTAAATTCTGTGAATCCGTTCATTATATCATCAATCACACGTTCatcattgaaaacaaaaaattgtcaactgctCGTTTCTTGAATCTGAACTCAAACTAA
- the C42C1.9 gene encoding Protein kinase domain-containing protein (Confirmed by transcript evidence) — protein sequence MDSRAVDISQLGSVLFRCLTGHEHGSINLDSLPFVISPEGVKLAQKMMARKFCESVHYIINHTFIIENKKLSTARFLNLNSN from the coding sequence atgGATTCTCGTGCTGTTGACATTTCTCAGCTTGGATCAGTTCTTTTTCGTTGTTTAACCGGCCATGAACACGGATCTATAAATCTAGACAGCTTGCCGTTTGTGATTTCACCTGAAGGCGTCAAgctggctcaaaaaatgatggCTCGTAAATTCTGTGAATCCGTTCATTATATCATCAATCACACGTTCatcattgaaaacaaaaaattgtcaactgctCGTTTCTTGAATCTGAACTCAAACTAA